In the Desulfuromonadales bacterium genome, one interval contains:
- a CDS encoding YajD family HNH nuclease, which yields MTSSDAEKHDKLVAQMRKEEELRQAGYREKALKLFPHVCGRCTREFEGKKLRELTVHHRDHNHDNNPPDGSNWELLCIYCHDHEHTRGVQEQRSADGPAGRQDRPSLGHSPFAALADRLKQSK from the coding sequence ATGACCAGTTCCGATGCCGAAAAACATGACAAGCTCGTTGCGCAGATGCGCAAGGAAGAGGAGCTGCGTCAGGCCGGTTACCGGGAGAAAGCGCTGAAGCTTTTCCCGCACGTCTGCGGCCGCTGCACCCGCGAATTCGAGGGTAAAAAACTGCGCGAGTTGACGGTGCACCACCGGGACCACAACCACGACAACAATCCCCCGGACGGCAGCAACTGGGAACTGCTGTGCATCTACTGCCACGACCACGAGCATACCCGCGGCGTGCAGGAGCAGCGCAGCGCCGACGGTCCTGCCGGTCGTCAGGACCGTCCCTCGCTCGGCCATTCCCCTTTCGCCGCCCTCGCTGACCGGCTCAAGCAATCAAAGTAG